The proteins below come from a single Miscanthus floridulus cultivar M001 chromosome 1, ASM1932011v1, whole genome shotgun sequence genomic window:
- the LOC136474754 gene encoding glutamine synthetase root isozyme 2 isoform X1: MALLSDLINLDLSDCTEKIIAEYIWVGGSGMDVRSKARTLSGPVDDPSKLPKWNFDGSSTGQAPGDDSEVILCPRAIFRDPFRKGKNILVMCDCYEPNGKPIPSNKRHGAATIFSHPDVKAEEPWFGIEQEYTLLQKDTNWPLGWPLGGYPGPQGPYYCAAGADKSYGRDIVDAHYKACLYAGIDISGINGEVMPGQWEFQVGPAVGVSAGDQLWVARYILERITEIAGVVVSFDPKPIPGDWNGAGAHTNYSTKSMRSDGGYEVIKKAISKLGLRHREHIAAYGDGNERRLTGRHETADINTFIWGVANRGASVRVGRDTEKEGKGERQRNRFLSFQCGLLLLRLVLAAEPNPVRFLGLPQATSRTGGQRPTWTRTW; the protein is encoded by the exons ATGGCTCTGCTCTCCGATCTCATCAACCTCGACCTCTCGGACTGCACCGAGAAGATCATCGCCGAGTACATATG GGTTGGCGGTTCCGGGATGGATGTGAGGAGCAAAGCCAGG ACGCTGTCCGGACCTGTTGATGACCCTAGCAAGCTTCCAAAATGGAATTTCGACGGCTCCAGCACAGGCCAAGCTCCGGGTGACGACAGTGAAGTCATCCTTTG CCCTCGGGCCATCTTCAGAGACCCGTTCAGGAAGGGGAAGAACATACTG GTTATGTGCGACTGCTACGAGCCAAATGGAAAACCGATTCCGAGCAACAAGCGGCACGGGGCGGCGACGATCTTTAGCCACCCTGATGTCAAGGCCGAGGAACCATG GTTTGGGATTGAGCAAGAGTACACCCTTCTTCAGAAGGACACCAACTGGCCTCTTGGTTGGCCGCTGGGCGGCTACCCTGGCCCTCAG GGACCTTACTACTGTGCTGCCGGAGCGGACAAATCCTACGGGCGGGACATCGTGGACGCGCACTACAAGGCCTGCCTCTACGCCGGCATCGACATCAGTGGCATCAACGGGGAGGTCATGCCAGGGCAGTGGGAGTTCCAGGTTGGCCCTGCCGTCGGCGTCTCGGCCGGCGACCAGCTCTGGGTGGCTCGCTACATTCTTGAG AGGATCACCGAGATCGCCGGTGTGGTCGTCTCCTTCGACCCCAAGCCCATTCCG GGAGACTGGAATGGCGCTGGTGCTCACACCAACTACAG CACCAAGTCAATGAGGAGCGACGGCGGGTACGAGGTGATCAAGAAGGCGATCAGCAAGCTGGGCCTCCGGCACCGGGAGCACATCGCCGCGTACGGGGACGGCAACGAGCGCCGCCTCACCGGCCGCCACGAGACCGCCGACATCAACACCTTCATCTGG GGAGTCGCGAACCGCGGGGCGTCGGTGCGGGTGGGCCGCGACACCGAGAAGGAAGGCAAAGGTGAGAGGCAGCGGAACCGGTTTCTTTCTTTCCAGTGTGGCCTTCTGCTGCTTCGGTTGGTTCTTGCGGCTGAACCGAACCCTGTGAGGTTTCTTGGTTTGCCTCAGGCTACTTCGAGGACAGGAGGCCAGCGTCCAACATGGACCCGTACGTGGTGA
- the LOC136474754 gene encoding glutamine synthetase root isozyme 2 isoform X2, with the protein MALLSDLINLDLSDCTEKIIAEYIWVGGSGMDVRSKARTLSGPVDDPSKLPKWNFDGSSTGQAPGDDSEVILCPRAIFRDPFRKGKNILVMCDCYEPNGKPIPSNKRHGAATIFSHPDVKAEEPWFGIEQEYTLLQKDTNWPLGWPLGGYPGPQGPYYCAAGADKSYGRDIVDAHYKACLYAGIDISGINGEVMPGQWEFQVGPAVGVSAGDQLWVARYILERITEIAGVVVSFDPKPIPGDWNGAGAHTNYSTKSMRSDGGYEVIKKAISKLGLRHREHIAAYGDGNERRLTGRHETADINTFIWGVANRGASVRVGRDTEKEGKGYFEDRRPASNMDPYVVTSLIAETTVLWEPSHSNGSGKGAAAP; encoded by the exons ATGGCTCTGCTCTCCGATCTCATCAACCTCGACCTCTCGGACTGCACCGAGAAGATCATCGCCGAGTACATATG GGTTGGCGGTTCCGGGATGGATGTGAGGAGCAAAGCCAGG ACGCTGTCCGGACCTGTTGATGACCCTAGCAAGCTTCCAAAATGGAATTTCGACGGCTCCAGCACAGGCCAAGCTCCGGGTGACGACAGTGAAGTCATCCTTTG CCCTCGGGCCATCTTCAGAGACCCGTTCAGGAAGGGGAAGAACATACTG GTTATGTGCGACTGCTACGAGCCAAATGGAAAACCGATTCCGAGCAACAAGCGGCACGGGGCGGCGACGATCTTTAGCCACCCTGATGTCAAGGCCGAGGAACCATG GTTTGGGATTGAGCAAGAGTACACCCTTCTTCAGAAGGACACCAACTGGCCTCTTGGTTGGCCGCTGGGCGGCTACCCTGGCCCTCAG GGACCTTACTACTGTGCTGCCGGAGCGGACAAATCCTACGGGCGGGACATCGTGGACGCGCACTACAAGGCCTGCCTCTACGCCGGCATCGACATCAGTGGCATCAACGGGGAGGTCATGCCAGGGCAGTGGGAGTTCCAGGTTGGCCCTGCCGTCGGCGTCTCGGCCGGCGACCAGCTCTGGGTGGCTCGCTACATTCTTGAG AGGATCACCGAGATCGCCGGTGTGGTCGTCTCCTTCGACCCCAAGCCCATTCCG GGAGACTGGAATGGCGCTGGTGCTCACACCAACTACAG CACCAAGTCAATGAGGAGCGACGGCGGGTACGAGGTGATCAAGAAGGCGATCAGCAAGCTGGGCCTCCGGCACCGGGAGCACATCGCCGCGTACGGGGACGGCAACGAGCGCCGCCTCACCGGCCGCCACGAGACCGCCGACATCAACACCTTCATCTGG GGAGTCGCGAACCGCGGGGCGTCGGTGCGGGTGGGCCGCGACACCGAGAAGGAAGGCAAAG GCTACTTCGAGGACAGGAGGCCAGCGTCCAACATGGACCCGTACGTGGTGACCTCGCTGATCGCGGAGACAACTGTCCTGTGGGAGCCCAGCCACTCCAACGGCAGCGGCAAGGGCGCCGCGGCTCCTTGA
- the LOC136474771 gene encoding phosphoglucomutase, cytoplasmic 2-like has translation MIHPLVLSLPSPAIISPRPRRHRHHTTTPPSLPSHSRSLHHHRFLRATPLVASRGDQRRIVRGATMGLFTVTKKATTPFEGQKPGTSGLRKKVTVFQQPHYLQNFVQSTFNALPADQVKGATIVVSGDGRYFSKDAVQIITKMAAANGVRRVWVGLNSLMSTPAVSAVIRERIGADGSKATGAFILTASHNPGGPTEDFGIKYNMGNGGPAPESVTDKIFSNTTTISEYLISEDLPDVDISVVGLTSFSGPDGPFDVDVFDSSVDYIKLMKTIFDFEAIKKLLTSPKFTFCYDALHGVAGAYAKHIFVEELGADESSLLNCVPKEDFGGGHPDPNLTYAKELVEQMGLGKSSSNVEPPEFGAAADGDADRNMILGKRFFVTPSDSVAIIAANAVQSIPYFASGLKGVARSMPTSAALDVVAKNLNLKFFEVPTGWKFFGNLMDAGMCSICGEESFGTGSDHIREKDGIWAVLAWLSIIAFKNKDNLGGDKLVSVEDIVGQHWTTYGRHYYTRYDYENVDAGAAKELMANLVSMQSSLSDVNKLIKEIRSDVSEVVVADEFEYKDPVDGSVSKHQGIRYLFGDGSRLVFRLSGTGSVGATIRVYIEQYEKDSSKTGRDSQDALAPLVDVALKLSKMQEYTGRSAPTVIT, from the exons ATGATCCATCCTCTTGTGCTATCCCTGCCCTCCCCCGCTATAATATCGCCGCGCCCTCGTCGCCATCGTCACCACACCACCACTCCTCCCTCCCTGCCCTCTCACTCCCGatccctccaccaccaccgcttcCTCCGCGCCACCCCTCTCGTCGCCTCGCGCGGCGACCAGCGGCGGATCGTCCGCGGCGCAACCATGGGGCTCTTCACTGTGACGAAGAAGGCCACCACGCCCTTCGAAGGCCAGAAGCCCGGCACCTCCGGCCTCCGCAAGAAG GTTACTGTATTCCAGCAGCCTCATTATCTGCAGAACTTTGTCCAATCAACATTCAATGCCCTTCCTGCGGACCAAGTTAAAG GTGCAACCATTGTTGTCTCTGGTGATGGTCGCTATTTCTCAAAAGATGCTGTTCAG ATCATAACAAAAATGGCTGCTGCCAATGGAGTAAGACGTGTTTGGGTTGGACTAAACAGTCTCATGTCTACTCCTGCTGTATCTGCTGTCATCCGTGAAAGAATTGGTGCAGAT GGATCAAAGGCTACTGGTGCCTTCATCTTGACAGCGAGCCATAACCCAGGTGGTCCTACGGAG GACTTCGGTATCAAATACAATATGGGAAATGGTGGACCTGCCCCTGAATCTGTTACCGACAAGATTTTCTCTAATACAACGACAATCTCTGAATACCTCATCTCTGAAGACCTTCCAGAT GTTGATATTTCTGTTGTCGGTCTCACCAGCTTCAGTGGACCCGATGGCCCCTTTGATGTGGATGTCTTTGACTCCAGTGTAGATTACATAAAGTTAATGAA GACAATTTTTGACTTTGAAGCAATAAAAAAGCTGCTGACTTCCCCAAAGTTTACATTCTG TTATGATGCGCTCCATGGTGTTGCTGGAGCTTATGCCAAACACATCTTTGTGGAAGAGCTTGGTGCTGATGAAAGCTCGCTGTTGAATTGTGTCCCGAAA GAGGACTTTGGAGGTGGTCATCCGGATCCTAACCTCACCTATGCAAAAGAGTTGGTTGAACAGATGGGTCTTGGAAAGTCATCCTCAAATGTTGAGCCCCCTGAATTTGGCGCTGCAGCTGATGGAGATGCTGATCGCAACATGATTCTGGGTAAAAG ATTCTTTGTGACACCATCGGACTCTGTTGCCATTATCGCGGCCAATGCTGTTCAATCAATTCCTTACTTTGCTTCTGGCCTGAAGGGAGTTGCCAG GAGCATGCCAACATCTGCTGCCCTTGATGTTGTTGCAAAGAATTTGAATCTCAAGTTCTTTGAG GTGCCTACTGGGTGGAAGTTTTTTGGGAATTTGATGGATGCTGGAATGTGCTCAATCTGTGGTGAAGAAAGCTTTGGCACTG GGTCTGACCACATTCGTGAGAAGGATGGCATCTGGGCtgtgcttgcatggctttctattATTGCTTTCAAGAATAAGGACAACCTTGGAGGAGATAAGCTTGTCAGTGTTGAAGATATTGTCGGTCAGCACTGGACCACATATGGTCGCCATTATTACACACGCTATGACTATGAG AATGTTGACGCGGGGGCTGCTAAGGAGCTTATGGCAAACCTAGTAAGCATGCAGTCATCACTTTCTGATGTCAACAA GCTGATCAAGGAGATCCGGTCTGATGTTTCTGAAGTAGTTGTAGCTGACGAGTTTGAGTACAAGGATCCTGTTGATGGCTCTGTGTCCAAGCACCAGGGCATCCGATACCTCTTCGGAGATGGTTCACGACTG GTGTTCCGCCTCTCTGGAACCGGTTCTGTTGGTGCCACCATCCGTGTCTACATCGAGCAGTACGAGAAGGATTCCTCCAAGACCGGCAGGGATTCACAGGATGCCCTTGCTCCGTTG GTTGATGTTGCGCTCAAGCTCTCCAAGATGCAAGAGTACACTGGCCGCTCTGCCCCGACCGTTATCACATAA
- the LOC136452780 gene encoding peroxidase 51-like, whose product MLSVRIGSDATMDPGFTSQLNDTCSSDPNAFAFLDPSPVGFNNAFYRNLQVGKGLLGSDQVLYSDMRSHSTVDYYASNQDVFFSDFMAAMTKLGRIGVKTPAIGGEIRPV is encoded by the coding sequence atgctgtcggtgaggatcggcagcgacgcgaccatggaccccggcttcaCTTCACAGCTGAACGACACCTGCAGCTCCGACCCCAACGCCTtcgccttcctcgacccctcgccggtggGCTTCAACAACGCCTTCTACCGGAACCTGCAGGTCGGCAAGGGCCTCCTGGGCTCCGACCAGGTGCTCTACTCCGACATGAGGTCGCACAGCACGGTCGACTACTACGCGTCCAACCAGGATGTCTTCTTTAGCGATTTcatggcggcgatgaccaagctcggaaggatcggggtcaagacgcCGGCCATCGGCGGCGagatacgtccagtttga